From a region of the Basfia succiniciproducens genome:
- a CDS encoding alanine/glycine:cation symporter family protein, whose protein sequence is MVEQGIHWLVDNVEGPLWDATIVILLGVGLFFTITTGFVQIRLFPHSLREMWFGREVQGDSLTPFQAFATGLASRVGVGNISGVATAIALGGPGAVFWMWLTALIGMSSAFAESSLAQLFKIKEADGSFRGGPAYYITQGIGSRWLAAAFAIALIFTFGFAFNAVQSNSIVEATRNAWLWDEHYVGMGLVLLTALIIFGGIKRIGKFSARIVPVMALVYLLIAVSILLIHYDRIPSVISLIIRSAFDFSAMAGGVFGAMLSKAMLLGIKRGLFSNEAGMGSAPNVAATADVKHPASQGLIQMLGVFVDTMVVCTCTAIIILLSDNYGGEQLQSISLTQNALKYHMGEFGLHFLAFILLLFAFSSIIGNYAYAESNIRFIKNNPVVVNLFRAMVLFFVYFGAVNSGGIVWAFADTVMAVMAMINLVSLIILSPIVWLLLKDYHRQAKQGIVPVLDIMLHPRLLKLRLDQRLWNRR, encoded by the coding sequence ATGGTGGAGCAGGGAATTCACTGGTTGGTAGATAATGTGGAAGGTCCGTTATGGGATGCTACTATCGTGATTTTGCTCGGTGTCGGATTATTTTTCACGATAACCACAGGTTTTGTTCAGATCCGTTTATTTCCGCATAGTCTGCGGGAAATGTGGTTCGGGCGTGAGGTTCAGGGCGATTCCTTAACGCCGTTTCAGGCTTTTGCAACCGGGCTGGCAAGCCGGGTCGGGGTAGGGAATATCAGTGGTGTAGCAACCGCCATTGCACTTGGCGGACCCGGTGCCGTTTTTTGGATGTGGCTCACCGCATTAATCGGTATGTCCAGTGCTTTTGCCGAGTCTTCATTAGCTCAATTATTTAAAATTAAGGAAGCGGACGGTTCGTTTCGCGGCGGTCCCGCCTATTACATTACTCAAGGCATAGGTTCCCGATGGTTGGCGGCGGCCTTTGCCATTGCATTGATTTTTACCTTTGGCTTTGCCTTCAATGCGGTACAGTCCAATTCGATTGTTGAGGCAACCCGCAATGCCTGGCTGTGGGATGAACATTATGTGGGCATGGGGCTGGTGTTATTAACCGCGCTTATTATTTTTGGCGGCATTAAACGTATCGGTAAATTTTCAGCCCGCATTGTACCCGTAATGGCATTGGTATATTTGCTGATTGCCGTCAGTATTTTGTTAATACATTACGATCGGATTCCGTCGGTAATCAGCCTGATTATCCGTAGCGCCTTTGATTTTTCCGCCATGGCGGGCGGTGTTTTTGGCGCTATGTTGTCAAAAGCGATGTTACTGGGGATCAAACGGGGATTATTTTCTAACGAAGCGGGGATGGGATCGGCACCCAATGTGGCGGCAACCGCCGATGTGAAACATCCGGCAAGTCAAGGATTGATTCAAATGCTGGGAGTATTTGTGGATACTATGGTGGTTTGTACCTGCACCGCGATTATTATTTTATTATCCGATAATTACGGTGGCGAACAGTTGCAAAGCATTTCACTTACTCAAAACGCATTAAAGTATCATATGGGTGAGTTCGGTTTGCATTTTCTGGCGTTTATTTTGTTGTTGTTTGCCTTTTCTTCGATCATCGGCAATTACGCTTATGCCGAAAGTAACATCCGTTTTATAAAAAATAACCCTGTTGTGGTGAATCTGTTTCGCGCTATGGTGCTGTTTTTTGTATATTTTGGCGCGGTTAATTCCGGTGGAATTGTGTGGGCGTTTGCCGATACGGTAATGGCGGTAATGGCAATGATTAATTTGGTTTCGCTGATTATTTTGTCGCCTATTGTGTGGCTGTTATTAAAGGATTATCACCGTCAAGCCAAGCAGGGTATTGTACCGGTATTAGATATTATGTTACATCCGCGTTTATTAAAACTGCGCCTTGATCAACGATTGTGGAACAGAAGATAG
- the accA gene encoding acetyl-CoA carboxylase carboxyl transferase subunit alpha: MSQQNQTEYLDFELPIAELEAKIESLRSVTDQDSKIDLDDEIKRLQKKTAELTKKTFADLDAWQVSRMARHPNRPYTLDYISRIFTEFEELAGDRAFADDKAIVGGLARLDGRPVMVIGHQKGRSVKEKVLRNFGMPAPEGYRKALRLMQMAERFRLPIITFIDTPGAYPGVGAEERGQSEAIARNLREMSTLTVPVICTVIGEGGSGGALAIGVGDKVNMLQYSTYSVISPEGCASILWKSAEKASTAAEVMGLTASRLKELELIDNIVTEPLGGAHRQYDEMAQALKQRILSDLEDLDILDKETLLDRRYQRLMNYGYV; this comes from the coding sequence ATGAGTCAACAAAACCAAACAGAATATCTAGATTTTGAATTACCGATCGCAGAGCTTGAAGCAAAAATCGAATCTTTACGTTCGGTAACGGATCAAGACAGCAAAATCGATCTTGACGATGAAATTAAACGCTTGCAGAAAAAAACTGCCGAGCTTACCAAAAAAACCTTTGCTGACCTAGACGCATGGCAAGTTTCTCGTATGGCTCGTCATCCGAACCGCCCTTATACTTTAGATTATATTTCCCGTATTTTTACCGAATTTGAAGAATTAGCCGGCGACCGCGCTTTTGCAGACGATAAAGCAATTGTCGGCGGTTTGGCGCGTTTAGACGGTCGCCCGGTGATGGTTATCGGCCATCAAAAAGGGCGCTCGGTCAAAGAAAAAGTATTACGCAATTTCGGTATGCCGGCGCCGGAAGGTTATCGCAAAGCATTACGTTTAATGCAAATGGCGGAACGTTTCCGTTTGCCAATCATCACCTTCATTGATACGCCGGGAGCGTATCCGGGCGTTGGTGCGGAAGAACGCGGTCAATCGGAAGCCATTGCCCGCAACCTGCGTGAAATGTCAACATTAACCGTGCCGGTGATTTGTACGGTTATCGGCGAAGGCGGTTCCGGCGGGGCGTTAGCTATCGGTGTGGGCGATAAAGTCAACATGTTGCAATACAGTACCTATTCGGTAATTTCACCGGAAGGTTGCGCGTCAATCCTGTGGAAAAGTGCGGAAAAAGCCTCTACCGCCGCTGAAGTGATGGGATTAACGGCCAGCCGGTTAAAAGAACTTGAGCTAATTGACAATATCGTGACCGAGCCGTTGGGCGGTGCGCATCGTCAATATGACGAAATGGCACAAGCATTAAAACAACGCATTTTAAGCGATCTTGAAGACCTTGATATACTAGATAAAGAAACCTTATTAGATCGCCGTTATCAGCGTTTGATGAATTACGGCTACGTGTAA
- a CDS encoding DUF1919 domain-containing protein, whose protein sequence is MQNLIKKAIEKIRNQVNKQFRRSINRKNQRLLTNHEMSVIASNCNGAFILHDLAEQFRSPFVNLYLEPADFVKYLQNIHHYMQADLQFIKTDKAYPVGKLEDLTVYFMHYHSEQEARNKWIERTKRINLDNLFILMTDRDGCRYEDLSAFDKLPFANKIVFTHKKYTEFSSALYIPGFEAQSQVGDLFEFSGWNGKKFYDQLDYVNWFNTGKY, encoded by the coding sequence ATGCAAAATCTCATAAAAAAAGCGATCGAAAAAATACGTAATCAAGTAAATAAGCAATTTCGCCGTTCTATTAATAGAAAAAATCAACGCTTATTAACCAATCATGAAATGTCGGTGATTGCCAGCAATTGTAACGGCGCTTTTATTTTGCATGATTTGGCGGAACAATTCCGTTCGCCTTTCGTTAATCTTTATCTGGAACCTGCCGACTTTGTTAAATATCTGCAAAATATTCATCATTATATGCAGGCGGATTTGCAGTTTATTAAAACGGATAAAGCCTATCCCGTAGGCAAATTAGAGGATTTAACCGTTTATTTTATGCATTATCATTCGGAACAGGAAGCCCGTAACAAATGGATCGAGCGAACCAAACGAATCAATCTGGACAATTTATTTATCCTGATGACTGATCGCGACGGCTGCCGTTATGAAGATTTAAGCGCCTTTGATAAACTGCCTTTTGCGAATAAAATCGTGTTCACTCATAAAAAATATACCGAATTTTCATCCGCACTTTATATTCCCGGTTTTGAAGCGCAATCGCAAGTGGGCGATTTATTTGAATTTTCCGGTTGGAACGGGAAGAAATTTTACGATCAATTGGATTATGTAAACTGGTTCAATACGGGAAAATATTAG
- a CDS encoding phospho-sugar mutase, whose translation MTTIFTIAQNWLEQDPDLETKAELAQLIDNAKAGDENALKELTARFDGRLQFGTAGLRGRLQAGSMGMNRVLVAQAAGGLADYIKQYDHNAPSIVIGYDGRKNSDIFARDTAEIMSGAGIKAYLLPRKLPTPVLAYAINYFDATAGVMVTASHNPPEDNGYKVYLGKENGGGQIVSPADKDIAALIDKVAAGNIKNLPRSQDYVVLDDQVVDAYIEKTASIAQEPRTDINYVYTAMHGVGYEVLSKTLQKAGLSQPHLVKEQVYPDGTFPTVSFPNPEEKGALDLAVKLAKKQNAEFIIANDPDADRLAVAIPDAKGNWKSLHGNVLGCLLGWHLAKKYHAAGKQGVLACSLVSSPALAEIAKKYGLQSEETLTGFKYIGKVKGLLFGFEEAIGYLVDPDKVRDKDGISAAVAFLDLVLYLKKQGKTILDYMNEFNREFGAYVSGQISIRVSDLTEISKLMTALRNNPPSEIGGFKVTQFIDHLKTERNNDILVFTLENGSRLITRPSGTEPKIKFYLDAKGKDALDADNVLAQFDESVRALLRREQYGKQDC comes from the coding sequence ATGACAACTATTTTTACTATTGCTCAAAACTGGCTGGAACAAGATCCGGATCTCGAAACTAAAGCCGAATTAGCGCAATTAATTGATAATGCAAAAGCGGGTGACGAAAATGCTTTAAAAGAATTAACCGCCCGTTTTGACGGACGGTTGCAGTTTGGCACGGCAGGTTTGCGCGGTCGCCTGCAAGCCGGTTCAATGGGCATGAACAGAGTATTGGTGGCGCAAGCGGCAGGCGGATTAGCCGATTATATCAAACAATATGATCATAATGCGCCGTCAATCGTAATTGGTTACGACGGACGTAAAAACTCCGATATATTTGCCCGCGATACGGCGGAAATTATGTCGGGTGCGGGTATAAAAGCCTATTTATTGCCACGCAAATTACCGACTCCCGTATTGGCTTATGCGATTAATTATTTTGATGCCACAGCCGGTGTAATGGTCACCGCAAGCCATAACCCGCCGGAAGATAACGGTTATAAAGTTTATTTAGGTAAAGAAAACGGCGGAGGTCAGATTGTTTCACCCGCCGATAAAGATATTGCGGCATTAATTGATAAAGTAGCGGCGGGCAATATTAAGAATTTACCGCGCAGCCAAGATTATGTTGTGCTGGATGATCAAGTGGTGGATGCCTATATTGAAAAAACGGCGAGTATTGCACAAGAGCCTAGAACGGACATCAATTACGTTTACACCGCAATGCATGGTGTCGGTTATGAAGTGTTAAGCAAAACATTGCAAAAAGCCGGGCTTTCCCAACCGCACTTGGTGAAAGAACAAGTGTATCCCGACGGTACTTTCCCGACTGTGAGTTTTCCTAATCCGGAAGAAAAAGGCGCACTGGATTTAGCCGTTAAATTAGCGAAAAAACAAAACGCCGAATTTATTATTGCCAACGACCCGGATGCCGACCGTTTGGCAGTGGCGATTCCGGATGCCAAAGGTAATTGGAAAAGCCTGCATGGCAACGTATTAGGTTGCCTGTTGGGCTGGCATTTAGCAAAAAAATATCATGCCGCAGGAAAACAAGGTGTACTGGCCTGCTCGTTGGTTTCTTCACCGGCACTGGCGGAAATCGCGAAAAAATACGGCTTGCAATCGGAAGAAACCTTAACCGGGTTCAAGTATATCGGTAAAGTTAAAGGCTTATTATTTGGCTTTGAAGAAGCCATCGGCTATTTGGTTGACCCGGATAAGGTTCGGGATAAAGACGGTATTTCCGCCGCCGTTGCGTTTTTAGATCTGGTACTTTATCTGAAAAAACAAGGCAAAACCATTTTAGATTACATGAATGAATTCAATCGGGAATTCGGCGCTTATGTAAGCGGACAGATCTCAATTCGCGTAAGCGATCTTACGGAAATCAGCAAATTAATGACCGCACTTCGTAACAACCCGCCAAGCGAAATCGGCGGATTCAAAGTAACGCAATTTATCGACCACTTAAAAACAGAGCGTAATAACGACATTTTAGTGTTTACTTTAGAAAACGGCAGCCGTTTAATTACTCGTCCGTCCGGAACCGAACCAAAAATCAAGTTTTATCTGGATGCCAAAGGTAAAGACGCGCTCGACGCCGATAACGTATTAGCCCAATTCGACGAAAGCGTCCGCGCATTACTGCGCCGAGAACAATACGGCAAACAGGATTGTTAG
- the guaA gene encoding glutamine-hydrolyzing GMP synthase, with translation MNNIHNHKILILDFGSQYTQLIARRVREIGVYCELWAWDVTEQQIREFNPTGIILSGGPESTTEDNSPRAPEYVFNAGVPVLGICYGMQTMAMQLGGLTEPSNHREFGYASVSLENSTALFAQLNDDLNSSQPKLDVWMSHGDKVTRLPEGFQLTGTTSTCPIAAMSDESRHFYGVQFHPEVTHTKSGLALLTNFVVNICGCTTNWTPENIIEDAVARIKAQVGDDEVILGLSGGVDSSVTALLLHRAIGKNLHCVFVDNGLLRLNEGDQVMEMFGDKFGLNIIRVNAEDRFLDALKGIDEPEAKRKMIGKVFVDVFDEESHKQTSVKWLAQGTIYPDVIESAASKTGKAHVIKSHHNVGGLPDYMKLGLVEPLRELFKDEVRKIGLALGLPAEMLNRHPFPGPGLGVRVLGEIKKEYCDLLRKADAIFIEELYNSGWYYKVSQAFTVFLPVKSVGVMGDGRKYDWVVSLRAVETIDFMTAHWAHLPYDLLGKISNRIINEVDGISRVVYDVSGKPPATIEWE, from the coding sequence ATGAACAACATTCACAACCATAAAATCCTAATCCTCGACTTCGGTTCCCAATATACCCAGCTGATCGCGCGTCGCGTGCGTGAAATCGGGGTTTACTGCGAACTTTGGGCGTGGGACGTAACGGAACAACAAATCCGTGAATTTAATCCGACCGGGATTATTCTTTCCGGCGGTCCGGAAAGCACCACGGAAGACAACAGCCCGCGTGCGCCGGAATATGTATTTAACGCAGGCGTGCCGGTATTAGGTATTTGCTACGGTATGCAAACTATGGCAATGCAGCTTGGCGGCTTAACCGAACCATCTAACCACCGCGAATTCGGCTATGCTTCCGTTTCTCTTGAAAATTCCACCGCACTTTTTGCTCAGCTGAATGATGATTTAAATTCCTCCCAGCCAAAACTGGATGTCTGGATGAGCCACGGCGATAAAGTAACCCGTTTGCCGGAAGGTTTTCAGCTGACCGGTACCACGTCGACTTGCCCAATCGCCGCCATGTCTGACGAAAGCCGTCATTTCTACGGCGTGCAGTTCCACCCTGAAGTTACCCACACCAAAAGCGGTTTGGCGTTATTAACCAACTTTGTGGTGAATATTTGCGGATGTACAACCAACTGGACGCCGGAAAATATCATTGAAGACGCGGTAGCTCGTATTAAAGCGCAAGTGGGCGACGATGAAGTGATTTTGGGTTTATCCGGCGGTGTGGATTCATCCGTTACTGCTCTACTCTTACACCGCGCTATCGGCAAAAATTTACACTGTGTGTTCGTAGATAACGGTTTGCTCCGCTTAAACGAAGGCGATCAAGTAATGGAAATGTTCGGCGATAAATTCGGCTTGAACATTATCCGCGTCAACGCCGAAGATCGTTTCTTAGACGCATTGAAAGGCATTGATGAGCCAGAAGCAAAACGCAAAATGATCGGTAAAGTATTTGTGGATGTATTCGACGAAGAATCCCACAAACAAACCAGCGTTAAATGGCTGGCACAAGGCACCATTTATCCGGATGTGATTGAATCCGCCGCCAGCAAAACCGGCAAAGCCCATGTGATTAAATCCCACCATAACGTAGGTGGTTTACCGGATTATATGAAGCTCGGCTTAGTGGAACCGCTTCGCGAATTATTCAAAGATGAAGTACGTAAAATCGGCTTGGCGTTAGGCTTGCCTGCCGAAATGCTCAACCGCCACCCGTTCCCGGGCCCGGGTTTAGGGGTGCGCGTATTGGGTGAAATCAAAAAAGAATACTGCGATTTACTGCGCAAAGCCGACGCCATCTTTATCGAAGAACTTTACAACTCAGGCTGGTACTATAAAGTCAGCCAGGCGTTCACCGTATTCCTGCCGGTGAAATCCGTCGGCGTAATGGGCGACGGGCGTAAATACGACTGGGTGGTATCGTTACGTGCGGTAGAAACCATCGATTTTATGACCGCACATTGGGCGCACTTGCCTTATGATCTATTAGGCAAAATCTCAAACCGTATCATCAACGAAGTGGACGGCATTTCCCGCGTGGTGTATGACGTCAGCGGAAAACCTCCTGCGACGATTGAGTGGGAGTAG
- the guaB gene encoding IMP dehydrogenase codes for MLRIKQEALTFDDVLLVPAHSTVLPNTANLSTQLTKEIRLNIPMLSAAMDTVTETKLAISLAQEGGIGFIHKNMSIERQADRVRKVKKFESGVVSEPVTVFPELSLGELAQLVKKNGFAGYPVIDQNDNLVGIITARDTRFVKDLNKTVAEVMTPKEKLVTVKEGAKREDIIALMHSHRVEKVLVVDNNFKLKGMITVKDFQKAEQKPNACKDELGRLRVGAAVGAGPGNEERIDALVKAGVDVLLIDSSHGHSEGVLQRVRETRAKYPNLPIVAGNIATAEGAIALADAGASAVKVGIGPGSICTTRIVTGVGVPQITAISDAAAALEGRGIPVIADGGIRFSGDIAKAIAAGASCVMVGSMFAGTEEAPGEIELYQGRSYKSYRGMGSLSAMSKGSSDRYFQSDNAADKLVPEGIEGRIAYKGLLKDIIHQQMGGLRSCMGLTGSATIEDLRTKSQFVRISGAGIKESHVHDVTITKEAPNYRLA; via the coding sequence ATGTTACGAATCAAACAAGAAGCATTAACTTTTGATGACGTTCTTCTAGTTCCTGCCCATTCCACAGTATTACCTAATACGGCCAATCTATCCACTCAATTAACAAAAGAAATCCGTTTGAACATCCCAATGCTGTCGGCGGCAATGGATACGGTAACTGAAACTAAATTAGCAATTTCTTTAGCCCAGGAAGGCGGCATCGGCTTTATTCACAAAAATATGTCTATCGAACGTCAGGCGGATCGAGTTCGCAAAGTGAAAAAATTTGAAAGCGGCGTGGTTTCCGAACCTGTGACGGTTTTTCCCGAATTATCCCTTGGCGAGCTGGCGCAATTAGTGAAGAAAAACGGCTTTGCCGGTTATCCCGTTATCGATCAGAATGATAATTTAGTCGGTATTATCACCGCTCGCGATACCCGTTTCGTTAAAGATTTAAATAAAACCGTTGCGGAAGTGATGACGCCGAAAGAAAAACTGGTTACCGTAAAAGAAGGCGCAAAACGTGAAGACATTATTGCCTTGATGCACAGCCATCGTGTAGAAAAAGTGCTGGTAGTTGACAATAACTTCAAACTAAAAGGCATGATCACAGTTAAAGATTTCCAAAAAGCGGAACAAAAACCAAACGCCTGTAAAGACGAATTAGGCCGCTTACGCGTGGGCGCTGCCGTCGGAGCAGGCCCGGGCAACGAGGAGCGTATTGATGCGCTGGTAAAAGCCGGTGTGGATGTGTTACTTATCGATTCTTCACACGGTCACTCCGAAGGCGTATTACAACGCGTTCGCGAAACCCGCGCGAAATATCCTAATCTGCCGATTGTCGCAGGCAATATCGCCACCGCGGAAGGCGCAATCGCGCTTGCCGATGCCGGCGCAAGCGCAGTGAAAGTGGGCATCGGCCCGGGTTCAATCTGTACAACCCGTATCGTAACAGGTGTGGGTGTACCGCAAATTACCGCTATTTCCGATGCCGCAGCAGCCTTAGAAGGCAGAGGCATTCCGGTTATTGCCGACGGCGGTATCCGTTTCTCCGGCGATATTGCAAAAGCCATCGCCGCCGGCGCCTCTTGCGTCATGGTAGGTTCCATGTTTGCCGGTACGGAAGAAGCGCCGGGCGAAATCGAACTTTATCAAGGCCGTTCATACAAATCATACCGCGGCATGGGTTCATTATCTGCAATGTCTAAAGGCTCTTCCGATCGTTATTTCCAATCCGATAACGCAGCGGACAAATTGGTACCTGAAGGTATCGAAGGACGCATCGCTTATAAGGGTTTATTAAAAGACATTATCCATCAGCAAATGGGCGGTTTGCGCTCATGTATGGGTTTAACCGGCTCCGCTACCATTGAAGATTTACGTACTAAATCTCAGTTTGTACGCATCAGCGGCGCGGGTATCAAAGAAAGCCACGTGCATGATGTGACTATTACCAAAGAAGCGCCGAACTATCGTTTGGCATAA
- the birA gene encoding bifunctional biotin--[acetyl-CoA-carboxylase] ligase/biotin operon repressor BirA, which translates to MSSLLEILADGQPKTFKKLTALLSLSQAQLLDETERLQTLGIQIKASPQTLQLIPQLDLLDGARLSKALFPHRVVIQPVIDSTNQYILNHLAELKKGDLCLSEHQTAGRGRRGRQWLSPFAGQLILSFYWTLNARKPLDGLSLVIGMAIADAIKSAGGKEINLKWPNDLLLNGRKLAGILIEIANRQQDQLNLVIGIGINLSLPKLKAQIDQPWAELCEMLPQLDRNELLIRVVKHLYLYLAAFEREGINAVFREKWAETDYYFNKEVNIITEKQTITGINQGIDENGYILIKTKNGELLKFNGGEVSLRKPA; encoded by the coding sequence ATGTCGTCCTTATTAGAGATTTTAGCCGACGGTCAGCCAAAAACTTTTAAAAAATTGACCGCACTTTTATCGCTCAGCCAAGCGCAATTGCTTGATGAAACGGAGCGCTTACAAACTTTGGGCATTCAAATTAAAGCCTCACCGCAAACCCTTCAATTAATACCTCAGCTTGATTTACTGGACGGCGCCCGCCTGAGCAAAGCTTTATTTCCTCATCGGGTTGTAATTCAACCGGTCATTGATTCCACTAATCAATATATTCTGAATCATTTAGCGGAACTGAAAAAAGGCGATTTATGTTTATCCGAGCATCAAACCGCAGGCAGGGGGCGGCGCGGTCGCCAATGGCTTTCGCCTTTTGCCGGGCAATTGATTTTGAGCTTTTATTGGACGTTGAACGCCCGTAAACCTTTGGACGGTTTGAGCCTGGTAATTGGTATGGCGATTGCCGATGCCATAAAAAGTGCGGGCGGAAAAGAGATAAATTTGAAATGGCCGAATGATCTTTTATTAAACGGGCGAAAATTAGCCGGTATTTTGATTGAGATCGCGAACCGGCAACAGGATCAATTAAATCTGGTGATAGGTATCGGCATTAATCTTTCGCTGCCAAAACTGAAAGCTCAAATTGATCAGCCTTGGGCGGAACTTTGCGAAATGTTACCTCAGTTAGATCGTAACGAATTGCTGATTCGGGTAGTTAAGCATCTTTATCTTTATCTTGCCGCTTTTGAACGGGAAGGGATTAATGCGGTGTTCCGTGAGAAATGGGCGGAGACGGATTATTATTTTAATAAAGAAGTGAACATTATTACCGAAAAGCAAACTATTACGGGCATAAACCAAGGTATTGATGAAAATGGTTATATTCTGATTAAAACTAAAAACGGCGAGCTTTTGAAATTTAACGGGGGAGAAGTTTCTTTGCGCAAGCCCGCATAA
- the cmoB gene encoding tRNA 5-methoxyuridine(34)/uridine 5-oxyacetic acid(34) synthase CmoB encodes MIDFRPFYQQIAVSELSSWLETLPSQLAQWQKQTHGEYAKWAKIVDFLPHLETARIDLKTAVKSEPVSPLSQGEQQRIIYHLKQLMPWRKGPYHLHGIHVDCEWRSDFKWDRVLPHLAPLQDRLILDVGCGSGYHMWRMVGEGAKMVVGIDPTELFLCQFEAVRKLLNNDRRANLIPLGIEEMQPLGVFDTVFSMGVLYHRKSPLDHLSQLKNQLRKGGELVLETLVTDGDEHHVLVPAERYAKMKNVYFIPSVPCLINWLEKSGFSNVRCVDVEVTSLEEQRKTEWLENESLIDFLDPNDHSKTIEGYPAPKRAVILANK; translated from the coding sequence ATGATTGATTTTCGTCCGTTTTATCAACAAATAGCCGTGAGCGAACTTTCCTCATGGCTGGAAACCCTGCCGTCGCAACTTGCCCAATGGCAAAAACAAACTCACGGCGAATACGCCAAATGGGCAAAAATCGTGGATTTTTTACCGCACTTGGAAACCGCGCGTATCGATTTAAAAACTGCGGTCAAATCCGAGCCGGTTTCTCCGCTTTCGCAAGGCGAACAACAACGTATTATCTATCACCTCAAGCAGCTTATGCCGTGGCGTAAGGGGCCTTATCATTTACACGGCATTCATGTGGATTGCGAATGGCGTTCCGATTTTAAATGGGATCGCGTACTTCCCCATTTAGCGCCGTTGCAGGATCGCCTTATTTTAGATGTAGGCTGTGGCAGCGGGTATCATATGTGGCGCATGGTTGGTGAAGGCGCCAAAATGGTGGTGGGTATCGATCCTACGGAATTATTTCTTTGCCAGTTTGAAGCGGTACGCAAACTGTTAAATAACGATCGCCGGGCAAATTTAATCCCGTTGGGTATTGAAGAAATGCAACCGCTGGGCGTATTTGACACGGTTTTTTCCATGGGCGTGCTCTATCATCGTAAATCGCCGCTGGATCACCTGAGCCAGTTAAAAAATCAATTGCGCAAAGGCGGAGAATTAGTGCTTGAAACGCTGGTGACGGATGGTGACGAACATCATGTCTTAGTGCCGGCGGAACGTTACGCCAAAATGAAAAACGTTTATTTTATTCCTTCCGTGCCTTGTTTAATTAATTGGCTGGAAAAATCCGGTTTCAGCAATGTGCGTTGCGTGGATGTGGAAGTCACCTCACTGGAAGAACAGCGTAAAACCGAATGGCTGGAAAATGAAAGCCTGATTGACTTTTTAGACCCGAATGATCACAGCAAAACCATTGAAGGCTATCCGGCACCTAAACGGGCGGTTATTTTAGCCAACAAATAA